From the genome of Psychroserpens ponticola, one region includes:
- a CDS encoding RNA polymerase sigma factor gives MDKALEHSFVELLEKHQNIVHKVCRLYTNNQDAHNDLFQEITIQLWKAYPKFRGDAKFSTWMYRVGLNTAITLYRKSKRSIKTQEFESVQFKIKSVPYDDTEEQQLKLLYKAVHQLNDIEKALVFLYLEDKNYSEISETLGITEVNARVKMNRVKKKLRTILNP, from the coding sequence TTGGATAAAGCATTAGAACATAGTTTTGTTGAATTACTCGAAAAACACCAAAACATTGTGCATAAAGTCTGTAGATTATATACTAATAATCAAGATGCTCACAATGATTTGTTTCAAGAGATAACTATACAATTATGGAAAGCATATCCTAAGTTTCGAGGTGATGCTAAGTTTAGTACTTGGATGTATCGTGTTGGTTTAAATACGGCAATTACACTCTACCGAAAGTCAAAACGAAGCATAAAAACACAAGAATTTGAAAGTGTTCAGTTTAAAATAAAATCTGTACCATATGACGACACTGAAGAACAGCAATTAAAACTGTTATATAAAGCCGTTCATCAACTTAATGACATTGAAAAAGCATTGGTGTTTTTATATCTCGAAGACAAAAATTATAGCGAAATAAGTGAAACCCTTGGTATTACAGAAGTTAATGCTCGTGTAAAAATGAATAGGGTAAAGAAAAAATTAAGAACAATATTAAATCCGTAA
- a CDS encoding NAD(P)/FAD-dependent oxidoreductase, protein MNIPESTLPRVVIIGGGFAGVRLAKSLANKSVQVVLIDKRNYHTFQPLLYQVSSSGLEPDSIAYPLRKIIKKHKTTFFRLAEVEHIQPEKNRIKTSIGNLQFDYLVIATGTITNFFGNDAIKTHSMPMKSVPQALNIRSLILQNFEKAAIADTRQERDAFLNFVIVGGGPTGVELAGAIAELKNNILPRDYKDLNPQDMHIHLLEGANRVLPPMSEHASKQAEKFLTNLGVKVHCNTFVKNYDGTQVTTNSDLEFQSETLIWAAGVTGAPIQGLNANVLLEKINRYSVNRFNQIEGYDTIFAVGDIALMTTDVYPKGHPQVAQPAIQQGKLLGENILRLINNKPMQPFSYKDKGSMATIGRNKAVVDLKHFKFGGFFAWFVWMFIHLMSLVGFRNRVIVFFNWTYNYINFDKAARLIIRPFKK, encoded by the coding sequence ATGAATATCCCAGAATCAACTTTACCTCGAGTTGTAATCATAGGAGGTGGATTTGCAGGTGTTAGACTTGCAAAGTCTCTAGCAAATAAAAGTGTACAAGTCGTTCTTATTGACAAACGCAATTATCATACGTTTCAACCGCTTCTTTATCAGGTTTCTAGTTCAGGATTAGAACCCGATTCGATAGCCTATCCGCTTCGAAAAATAATAAAAAAGCATAAAACTACGTTTTTTAGATTGGCAGAAGTTGAACACATTCAGCCAGAAAAAAATAGGATAAAAACGTCCATTGGGAATCTCCAATTTGACTATCTGGTTATTGCTACTGGTACAATAACTAATTTCTTCGGAAATGATGCTATAAAAACACATAGTATGCCAATGAAAAGTGTTCCTCAAGCGCTTAATATTAGAAGTCTAATTCTACAAAATTTTGAGAAAGCTGCAATTGCTGATACCAGACAAGAACGAGACGCTTTTTTGAATTTTGTCATTGTTGGTGGTGGACCAACAGGAGTAGAGCTTGCTGGAGCAATAGCAGAACTTAAAAACAATATTCTTCCTAGAGATTATAAAGATTTAAATCCTCAAGATATGCACATTCATTTGCTTGAAGGCGCAAATCGAGTATTGCCTCCAATGAGTGAACATGCTTCTAAACAAGCTGAGAAATTTTTAACGAATTTAGGAGTAAAAGTGCATTGCAATACGTTTGTTAAAAATTACGATGGCACACAAGTGACTACCAATTCGGATCTTGAGTTTCAATCCGAAACTTTAATTTGGGCTGCTGGTGTTACTGGAGCACCAATTCAAGGTTTAAATGCTAATGTTTTATTAGAGAAAATCAATCGCTATTCTGTAAATAGGTTCAATCAAATTGAAGGTTATGATACAATTTTTGCTGTTGGAGATATTGCTTTAATGACAACTGATGTATATCCTAAAGGTCATCCGCAAGTTGCCCAACCTGCCATACAGCAAGGTAAATTGTTAGGTGAGAATATTTTAAGGCTTATCAATAATAAACCAATGCAACCGTTTTCTTATAAAGACAAAGGCTCTATGGCTACTATTGGTAGAAATAAAGCTGTTGTCGATTTAAAACACTTTAAGTTTGGAGGTTTTTTCGCGTGGTTTGTTTGGATGTTTATTCACCTAATGTCGTTGGTTGGTTTCAGAAATAGAGTTATAGTGTTCTTTAATTGGACCTATAACTATATCAATTTCGATAAAGCAGCTCGTTTAATTATTAGGCCTTTTAAAAAATAA
- a CDS encoding lysoplasmalogenase: MYSKIEQRFTGIYAIIVSIELICGTFESLATLHYFTKPLIVISLLLFFVTQSQHLNKTTKTLMILALVFSLVGDVALLFDAIKPIYFIIGLASFLLAHVMYVLVFLKQRNTHKKPLGFILIMLGYAALLFYILKDGLGDLLLPVIVYMFVILSMSTSAYLRQKLNNTISYNWVFIGAILFMISDSILALDKFYQPLTLSSISIMLTYALAQYCIVIGILKLPSNSR, translated from the coding sequence ATGTACTCTAAAATCGAGCAAAGATTTACTGGAATTTATGCCATTATTGTCAGTATCGAATTGATATGTGGTACTTTTGAAAGCTTAGCAACTTTACATTATTTCACAAAGCCTTTAATTGTAATATCGCTTCTTCTGTTTTTTGTTACTCAAAGTCAACACTTAAACAAAACCACAAAAACACTAATGATATTAGCTCTTGTTTTTTCATTAGTTGGTGACGTAGCTTTATTATTTGATGCGATAAAGCCAATATATTTTATAATTGGTTTAGCTTCATTTTTATTAGCACATGTGATGTATGTTTTAGTCTTTTTAAAACAAAGGAATACACATAAAAAGCCGCTTGGCTTCATTCTTATAATGCTTGGTTATGCTGCTCTTTTATTTTATATACTGAAAGATGGTTTAGGAGATTTATTACTACCAGTAATTGTATATATGTTTGTTATTTTGAGCATGTCTACTTCTGCATATCTAAGACAGAAGTTAAATAATACTATAAGTTATAATTGGGTGTTTATTGGCGCTATTTTATTTATGATTTCTGATAGCATTCTAGCTTTAGATAAATTTTACCAACCACTTACTTTAAGTTCGATTAGCATTATGCTAACCTATGCTTTGGCACAATATTGTATCGTTATCGGAATTTTGAAACTACCTTCAAATTCGCGTTAA
- a CDS encoding TonB-dependent receptor has protein sequence MKISTLILAVLITTLSFAQTTISGKVTDNKNQPIFGANVYLDGTYDGATSNDVGEFSFETSETGTQALIISYLSYETKTIAGDVSTLNNLQIKLREDVNALDTVVISAGTFEANDNSKVSVLKPLDVVTTASAVGDFVGALQTLPGTSTVAEDGRLFVRGGDASETQIFIDGIRVFTPYSPTANNIPTRGRYSPFLFDGITFSTGGYSAEYGNALSSVLLLSTIDEPDQEKTDIGIMSVGGSLGHTEKWENTSLSVNASYINLAPYIALFPDRNDWKKPYEGAQGEAVFRQKFETGMLKFYAAFDTSSFDLIQEDINDSNGVRFNLNNKNFYTNASYQGVLGNNWSMQTGLSYTIAKTDIGINNMLDVGDSENSAHAKLKLKKRFNSRFKLSFGLEHFTTDFDEAIKSDEFTGSYGFTNNNSAAFVESDIIFNKNLALKVGVRADNYELSKEFNVAPRASVALKTSKNGQLSVAYGDFYQNANNGILKFNSKVKTQNTKHYIMNYQYVNDGKLFRAELYRKDYDNLVKFDTASEGFDSTYDNSGSGFAQGLDIFWRDNKSIKNTDYWISYSYLDTERDYRNYPIQAQPSFANTHNFSAVAKYWIDDWKSQVGFSYSFASGRPYTNPNTNEFLGEKTSSFNSVSLNWAYLISPQKIIYASVNNVLGFKNINGYQYANTPNVNGNFARRSLQPAADQFFFVGFFWTISENGTDNQLDNL, from the coding sequence ATGAAAATTTCAACACTCATTTTAGCAGTCTTAATCACAACGTTGTCTTTTGCGCAAACTACAATTAGTGGTAAAGTAACCGATAATAAAAACCAACCAATCTTTGGAGCAAATGTGTATTTAGATGGTACTTATGATGGCGCAACAAGCAACGATGTAGGTGAATTTTCTTTTGAAACTTCAGAAACAGGCACGCAAGCACTAATTATTTCCTATTTATCATATGAAACAAAAACAATAGCTGGAGATGTTTCTACACTTAATAATCTTCAAATTAAATTAAGAGAAGATGTTAATGCTTTAGATACAGTAGTAATTTCTGCAGGAACTTTTGAAGCTAATGATAATAGTAAAGTATCTGTTTTAAAGCCCTTAGATGTCGTAACTACAGCAAGTGCAGTTGGAGATTTCGTTGGTGCATTGCAAACATTGCCTGGAACATCAACAGTTGCTGAAGATGGACGGTTATTTGTTAGAGGAGGAGATGCGAGTGAAACACAAATTTTTATCGATGGTATTCGCGTATTTACACCTTACTCACCAACCGCTAATAATATTCCAACACGAGGTCGTTACTCACCATTTTTGTTTGATGGAATTACTTTCTCTACTGGTGGCTATTCTGCCGAATATGGAAACGCATTATCTAGCGTATTATTATTAAGTACAATTGATGAGCCAGACCAAGAAAAAACAGATATTGGTATAATGAGTGTAGGTGGAAGCTTAGGTCATACTGAAAAATGGGAAAACACCTCTTTAAGTGTTAATGCATCCTATATTAATTTAGCGCCTTACATTGCTTTATTTCCAGATAGGAACGATTGGAAAAAGCCATATGAAGGTGCTCAAGGTGAAGCTGTTTTTCGCCAGAAATTTGAAACAGGAATGCTTAAATTCTATGCTGCTTTTGATACATCTAGTTTTGATTTGATTCAAGAAGATATTAATGATTCAAATGGTGTGCGTTTTAATTTAAATAATAAAAATTTCTATACTAATGCGTCTTATCAAGGGGTTTTAGGAAATAATTGGTCCATGCAAACAGGTTTGAGTTATACTATTGCTAAAACTGATATTGGCATTAATAACATGCTTGATGTTGGCGATAGCGAAAATTCTGCACATGCAAAACTGAAACTTAAGAAACGTTTTAATAGTAGATTTAAATTGAGTTTTGGTCTGGAACATTTTACTACTGATTTTGATGAAGCCATAAAATCTGATGAGTTTACTGGTAGTTATGGATTTACAAATAATAATTCAGCAGCTTTTGTTGAATCGGATATCATCTTTAATAAAAATTTAGCGTTAAAAGTAGGCGTGAGAGCCGATAATTATGAGCTTTCAAAAGAATTTAATGTGGCTCCTAGAGCTTCTGTAGCATTAAAAACTTCAAAAAATGGACAACTATCTGTCGCTTATGGTGATTTCTATCAAAATGCGAATAATGGGATTTTAAAATTCAATTCAAAAGTTAAAACTCAGAATACAAAGCATTACATCATGAACTATCAATATGTAAATGATGGAAAATTATTTAGAGCTGAGTTGTATCGTAAAGATTATGATAATTTGGTAAAATTTGATACTGCTTCTGAAGGATTTGATTCTACATACGATAATTCAGGTTCTGGTTTTGCTCAAGGTCTGGACATTTTTTGGAGAGATAATAAAAGTATTAAAAATACGGACTATTGGATTAGTTACTCGTATTTAGATACCGAACGTGATTATAGAAATTATCCTATCCAAGCGCAACCTAGTTTTGCTAATACTCATAATTTTTCAGCGGTTGCAAAATATTGGATCGATGATTGGAAAAGTCAAGTAGGTTTTTCATATTCATTTGCTTCAGGACGTCCTTATACCAATCCGAATACCAATGAGTTTTTAGGAGAGAAAACAAGTAGTTTTAACAGTGTGAGTTTAAATTGGGCCTATTTAATTAGTCCGCAAAAAATCATATATGCTTCTGTAAATAATGTTCTTGGTTTTAAAAATATAAATGGATACCAATATGCTAATACTCCTAATGTAAATGGAAACTTTGCGCGACGCTCATTACAGCCTGCTGCTGATCAGTTTTTCTTTGTAGGATTCTTTTGGACTATTAGCGAAAATGGAACGGATAATCAATTGGATAATTTATAA
- a CDS encoding energy transducer TonB: MQVKKNPNVDVGRNSSLYFAVGLNLMLLITYLMFEYKTYESDEISRDIVQVDNFIEEDIPIVNLDVPPPPPPPPPALVPDDIKVVEDQVEVEETIIESTEIGQNDAIEEHIASVEDVEVEEVEEDIEVPFAVIENVPVFPGCEGGSRQEQIDCFQTKMQEHVNKNFKYPERALELEMQGKVYVLFVIDKTGRVAKIKTRGPDKILENEAERIISLLPKMIPGKQRGRAVNMPYSIPIHFKFREGN; encoded by the coding sequence ATGCAAGTCAAAAAGAATCCAAACGTAGACGTCGGACGAAATAGCAGTCTCTATTTTGCTGTCGGCTTGAATTTGATGTTATTAATCACTTACCTTATGTTTGAATACAAAACATATGAGAGTGATGAAATATCAAGAGACATTGTACAAGTGGATAATTTCATTGAGGAAGACATTCCAATTGTCAATTTAGATGTGCCACCTCCACCACCTCCACCACCTCCAGCTTTGGTTCCAGATGATATCAAAGTGGTAGAAGATCAAGTTGAGGTTGAAGAAACTATTATTGAAAGTACTGAGATTGGACAAAATGATGCTATTGAAGAGCATATTGCTAGTGTTGAAGATGTTGAAGTGGAAGAAGTGGAAGAAGATATTGAAGTGCCATTTGCTGTCATCGAAAATGTTCCTGTATTTCCAGGGTGTGAAGGAGGTTCTAGACAAGAACAAATTGACTGTTTTCAAACTAAAATGCAAGAACACGTCAATAAAAACTTTAAGTATCCTGAAAGAGCACTTGAGTTGGAGATGCAAGGTAAAGTATATGTGCTTTTTGTAATTGACAAGACTGGTAGAGTAGCAAAAATTAAAACAAGAGGTCCAGATAAAATTTTAGAAAATGAAGCTGAGCGTATTATTAGTTTACTACCCAAAATGATACCAGGTAAACAAAGAGGTAGAGCTGTAAATATGCCATACAGTATACCAATACATTTTAAGTTTAGAGAAGGAAATTAA
- a CDS encoding thioredoxin family protein yields MALTPSNMLPLGTIAPEFNLINTIDDSMVSLSEAKGLHGTVIMFICNHCPFVKHINSELSQLAKDYITKGINCIAIFSNDAVNYPEDAPSKMKMNALEQGFIFPYLYDENQDVAKAYDAACTPDFYVFDTDLKLVYRGQLDSSRPGNGIPVTGEDLRLAIDNMLNKTIQITNQKPSIGCNIKWK; encoded by the coding sequence ATGGCACTAACACCTTCAAATATGCTTCCATTAGGAACGATAGCTCCAGAATTCAATCTTATAAACACTATTGATGATTCAATGGTTTCTTTATCAGAAGCAAAAGGACTTCATGGTACTGTGATCATGTTTATCTGTAATCATTGTCCGTTTGTAAAACATATCAATTCAGAATTATCACAATTAGCTAAAGATTATATTACAAAAGGGATTAATTGCATTGCTATCTTTAGTAATGATGCTGTAAATTACCCAGAAGATGCGCCAAGTAAAATGAAAATGAATGCCCTAGAACAAGGGTTTATATTTCCTTATTTATACGATGAAAATCAAGACGTTGCCAAAGCCTATGATGCTGCATGTACACCAGATTTTTATGTATTTGATACTGACTTAAAGTTAGTCTATCGTGGACAATTAGATAGCTCTAGACCAGGAAATGGAATTCCTGTTACTGGAGAAGATTTACGTTTAGCTATTGACAATATGCTAAACAAAACCATTCAAATCACAAACCAAAAACCAAGTATTGGCTGCAATATCAAATGGAAGTAA
- a CDS encoding tRNA-binding protein, with protein MNNIVTFEDFTKVDLRVGTIIEVNDFPEARQPAYQLTIDFGALGIKKTSAQITTLYKKEDLLNRQIVAVVNFPKKQIANFMSECLVLGAVNGKDVILLNPEHQVENGSIVS; from the coding sequence ATGAATAATATAGTAACTTTTGAAGACTTTACAAAAGTCGATTTACGTGTTGGGACAATTATAGAGGTCAATGATTTTCCTGAAGCACGACAGCCTGCTTATCAGTTAACTATCGATTTTGGTGCTTTAGGAATTAAAAAAACCTCTGCTCAAATTACAACGCTTTATAAAAAGGAAGATTTACTTAACCGCCAAATTGTGGCTGTGGTTAACTTTCCAAAAAAGCAAATTGCAAATTTCATGAGCGAATGCTTAGTTCTTGGTGCTGTTAATGGTAAAGATGTTATACTTTTAAATCCAGAACATCAGGTTGAAAACGGGAGTATAGTATCTTGA
- a CDS encoding M14 family metallopeptidase, whose amino-acid sequence MRYILLVTALTCFSIHSQTPTDLSYYLPQNTTYNSKIPTPESVIGHQVGEWHITHDKLVQYMQVLAESSDRIHIENRGETFEDRPLLLLTITSPKNHSNIESIRTTHIASTENNNINVDDMPIVVYQGFSIHGNEASGSNAAMLVAYYLAAAESDDVTNLLDNTVILFDPCYNPDGLQRFAYWANTNKSKNLNPDPNDREYDEIWPGGRTNHYWFDMNRDWLPVQLPESRVRIESFHKWLPNILTDHHEMGTNSTFFFQPGIPSRTHPLTPKLNQKLTKSIGNYHAKALDKIGSLYYTEENFDDFYYGKGSTFPDINGGIGILFEQGSSRGHVQESENGIITFPFTIRNQFTAALSTLEAGIHLRKEILQYQHDFYKNARVEASKENGKAIIFGDEKDAAKTYHLAEILKRHQIEFHELKSDFKTNGKQFKKGYSYVVPKNQKNTRLINAMFEKRTTFQDSLFYDVSAWTFPLAFGLDYAENISTTNAGAKVEDLQMKNGLVSAKSNYAYIMEWHEYYAPKALNAILANGLRAKVGMKEFTINGKTYDYGSILIPVQNQNKSAEELYKFLQKVAKDSHLKIDAVATGLTQGIDLGSNKFRALSQPKVAMIVGDGIRSYDAGEIWHVFDQRYDMRITKLDSRHLSRTDLSRYNTIIMPSGSLDAGATESLKKWTADGGTLIAYRNALKWLNRSELIKLKFKKSELVAENISHEERGDFRGAQVIGGAIFEAKQDRSHPINFGYKNDKIALFRNNTMFLNADKQSYNNPLQYTKNPLLSGYVSQRNLDSLALSVPFKVKRYSSGNIIVFTDNTNFRAFWYGTNKLLMNAIFFREEM is encoded by the coding sequence ATGAGATATATTTTACTCGTCACCGCATTAACTTGCTTTTCAATACATTCACAAACTCCAACGGATTTATCATATTACCTTCCTCAAAACACGACGTACAATTCTAAAATTCCAACACCAGAATCTGTTATTGGTCATCAGGTAGGAGAATGGCACATTACGCATGACAAACTTGTTCAATACATGCAAGTTTTAGCAGAGTCCTCTGATAGAATACATATTGAAAACAGAGGCGAAACTTTTGAAGATAGACCACTACTCCTTCTTACCATAACATCTCCAAAAAACCATTCAAACATTGAAAGCATACGAACTACACATATTGCCTCTACAGAAAATAATAACATAAATGTAGATGATATGCCAATAGTCGTATATCAAGGGTTTTCTATTCACGGAAACGAAGCTAGCGGTTCAAATGCTGCGATGCTTGTGGCTTATTATTTAGCTGCAGCTGAAAGTGATGATGTCACTAATTTACTAGATAATACAGTAATACTTTTCGACCCTTGTTATAATCCTGATGGTTTACAGCGTTTTGCGTATTGGGCAAATACGAATAAAAGTAAAAACTTGAATCCAGATCCAAACGATCGTGAATATGATGAAATTTGGCCAGGTGGACGAACAAATCATTATTGGTTTGATATGAATAGAGATTGGCTACCTGTACAATTACCAGAATCTAGAGTTCGTATTGAAAGCTTTCATAAATGGTTACCAAATATACTAACCGATCATCATGAAATGGGAACCAATTCTACCTTCTTTTTTCAACCAGGAATACCTTCTAGAACGCATCCACTAACACCAAAACTCAATCAAAAACTCACTAAGTCAATTGGAAATTATCATGCAAAAGCGTTAGATAAAATTGGTTCGTTGTATTATACAGAAGAAAACTTTGATGACTTTTACTACGGAAAAGGGTCTACGTTTCCTGATATTAATGGTGGTATTGGTATCTTATTCGAACAAGGTAGTTCTCGTGGGCATGTTCAGGAAAGTGAGAATGGTATTATAACTTTCCCTTTTACAATTCGAAATCAATTTACTGCAGCATTATCTACTCTAGAAGCTGGAATACACCTGCGTAAGGAGATTTTACAATACCAACATGATTTTTACAAAAATGCAAGAGTTGAAGCGAGTAAAGAAAATGGAAAAGCCATCATTTTTGGTGATGAAAAAGATGCAGCTAAAACCTATCATTTAGCTGAAATATTAAAGCGTCATCAAATTGAATTTCATGAGCTCAAAAGTGATTTTAAAACCAATGGAAAACAATTTAAAAAAGGATACAGTTATGTCGTTCCTAAAAATCAAAAAAACACACGCTTGATTAATGCCATGTTTGAAAAGCGCACAACGTTTCAAGACAGTTTGTTTTATGATGTTTCGGCTTGGACTTTTCCTTTGGCATTTGGATTAGATTATGCTGAAAATATTTCAACAACTAATGCAGGTGCAAAAGTTGAAGACTTACAAATGAAAAATGGTTTAGTCTCTGCAAAAAGCAATTATGCTTATATCATGGAATGGCATGAGTACTATGCTCCAAAAGCATTAAACGCAATTCTTGCCAACGGGTTAAGAGCTAAAGTAGGCATGAAAGAATTCACTATCAATGGTAAAACTTACGACTATGGAAGCATTTTAATTCCTGTTCAAAATCAGAATAAATCAGCTGAAGAATTATATAAATTTCTACAAAAAGTAGCTAAAGACAGTCACCTAAAAATCGATGCTGTAGCAACAGGTTTAACGCAAGGGATTGATTTAGGAAGTAACAAATTTAGAGCTTTATCACAACCAAAAGTTGCCATGATTGTTGGCGATGGCATTAGAAGCTATGATGCTGGAGAAATCTGGCATGTATTTGACCAACGTTATGATATGCGTATTACCAAATTAGATTCACGACATTTATCTCGTACAGATCTAAGTCGGTATAATACGATAATTATGCCTAGTGGCTCACTTGATGCAGGTGCAACTGAAAGCTTGAAAAAATGGACTGCAGATGGCGGAACACTAATTGCCTACAGAAATGCATTGAAATGGCTTAATAGAAGTGAATTAATAAAATTAAAATTTAAAAAATCTGAATTGGTAGCTGAGAATATTTCTCATGAAGAACGAGGTGATTTTAGAGGCGCTCAAGTTATTGGAGGCGCAATTTTTGAAGCTAAACAAGACCGATCTCATCCTATAAATTTCGGTTATAAAAACGATAAAATTGCATTATTTAGAAACAACACCATGTTTTTAAATGCAGATAAACAAAGTTATAATAATCCGTTGCAGTATACTAAAAACCCACTATTGAGCGGTTATGTTTCTCAACGAAATTTAGATAGTTTAGCACTATCTGTTCCTTTTAAAGTGAAACGTTATTCCTCTGGAAACATCATTGTTTTTACTGACAACACGAACTTTAGAGCATTTTGGTATGGAACAAATAAATTACTTATGAACGCTATTTTTTTCAGAGAAGAAATGTAA
- a CDS encoding PUR family DNA/RNA-binding protein: MSDHGMMEKEEIFSKVLRAGRRTYFFDVRSTKAGDYYLTITESKKFTNDDGSFHYKKHKIYLYKEDFSEFNEILKEMTDYIIAEKGNEVISERHQKDFKKEDYNTTSDDIAEGGESISDSDSADKFTDINFEDI, encoded by the coding sequence ATGAGTGATCACGGAATGATGGAGAAAGAAGAAATTTTCTCAAAAGTATTAAGAGCAGGAAGACGAACTTACTTTTTTGATGTAAGGTCAACTAAAGCTGGAGATTACTACTTAACTATTACAGAAAGTAAGAAATTCACAAATGACGACGGATCTTTTCATTATAAAAAACACAAAATCTATCTTTATAAAGAAGATTTTAGTGAATTTAATGAGATTTTAAAAGAAATGACCGATTATATCATTGCCGAAAAAGGTAATGAAGTGATTAGTGAAAGACATCAAAAAGATTTTAAAAAAGAAGATTACAATACAACGAGTGATGATATAGCTGAAGGCGGAGAATCTATCAGTGATTCCGATTCTGCAGATAAGTTTACAGATATCAATTTTGAAGACATATAA